In Triticum urartu cultivar G1812 chromosome 6, Tu2.1, whole genome shotgun sequence, the following proteins share a genomic window:
- the LOC125516313 gene encoding protein disulfide isomerase-like 1-4 — MATMQIPTPRSLLLLLFLATPFFVLPNPSSASVSLPDIILPEVVNDNEAHVVVLTAANFSSFLAVRRHVVVDFYAPWCYWSRKLAPEYGAAASHLVGWGLDVALAKVDATQEHDLARAHDVQGYPTVLFFIDGVPKPYPYYGERTKDAILAWISQRLGPAVQNVTTVDEAEKIITSGEVAVLALLDSLWGTHSDELAAASRLEDYDQFFNTTNFYQTTCPDVAKLFHVDPAAKRPSLVLLKKDEVMLTVYDGEFRAPAIAEFVLANKIPSNMYRPYTGKRLSNF; from the exons ATGGCGACGATGCAGATTCCCACACCCCGATCTCTCCTCCTGCTCCTCTTTCTCGCCACCCCCTTCTTCGTCCTCCCCAACCCCTCCTCCGCCTCTGTCTCCCTCCCGGACATCATCCTGCCCGAGGTAGTCAACGACAACGAGGCCCACGTGGTCGTCCTCACCGCCGCCAACTTCTCCTCCTTCCTCGCCGTCCGCCGCCACGTCGTAGTTGACTTTTACGCGCCCTGGTGCTACTGGTCCCGCAAGCTCGCGCCGGAGTACGGCGCGGCCGCGTCTCACTTGGTCGGCTGGGGGCTCGATGTCGCGCTCGCCAAGGTCGACGCCACCCAGGAACATGACCTCGCTCGCGCCCATGATGTCCAGGGGTACCCCACCGTCCTCTTCTTCATCGACGGCGTGCCCAAACCCTACCCCTACTACGGCGAGAGGACCAA GGACGCCATCCTCGCTTGGATCTCCCAGAGACTGGGCCCTGCGGTGCAGAACGTCACCACCGTCGACGAGGCCGAGAAGATCATTACCAGCGGCGAAGTGGCCGTGCTCGCCTTGCTCGACTCCCTCTGG GGTACTCACAGTGATGAGCTTGCTGCTGCCTCAAGGCTGGAAGATTACGACCAATTCTTCAATACTACCAACTTCTACCAGACTACATGTCCTGATGTAGCCAAGCTTTTCCACGTTGACCCGGCAGCAAAGCGCCCATCATTAGTCCTGCTGAAGAAAGATGAGGTCATGTTGACCGTATATG ATGGGGAGTTCAGAGCGCCTGCAATTGCTGAGTTTGTTTTGGCCAACAAAATCCCATCAAACATGTACCGCCCTTATACTGGAAAGCGCCTCTCCAATTTTTGA